One window of Microcoleus vaginatus PCC 9802 genomic DNA carries:
- a CDS encoding lipid-A-disaccharide synthase: MKIFISTGEVSGDLQGALLVAALKRHAVAAGFELEITGLGGPRMAEAGATILGDTVGIGSMGLIESVPYIWPTIKVQQKAKQYLKNFRPDAVVLIDYLTPNLGIGSYIRRCLPDLPVVWYIAPQEWVWSISRRNTDLIVNISDQLLAIFPEEACYYRKKGAQVSWVGHPLVDRMHSAPSREAARKTLGIGPEQASIALIPASRHQELKYLMPVIFEAAQIIQAKLPEVHFWIPLANKAFRSKIEQAIENYGLRATLLENQTLEILAAADLAIAKSGTVNLELALLDVPQVVAYRVSPITAIIARHVLKFSIPFMSPPNLVQMKPIVPELLQDEATAENIVNHALELLQNADRRQQTLAGYREMRESLGDVGVCDRAAAEIMKNVQLNTAS, translated from the coding sequence ATGAAAATTTTTATCAGCACTGGTGAGGTTTCTGGCGATTTGCAAGGAGCTTTGTTAGTTGCCGCCTTAAAACGTCACGCTGTCGCCGCTGGTTTTGAGCTAGAAATAACCGGATTGGGCGGCCCTCGTATGGCAGAAGCTGGGGCTACTATTTTAGGCGATACTGTGGGCATTGGTTCTATGGGTCTGATAGAATCAGTACCGTATATTTGGCCAACGATTAAAGTTCAGCAAAAAGCTAAACAATATCTCAAAAACTTCCGCCCCGATGCTGTTGTATTGATTGATTATTTGACTCCAAATCTCGGTATTGGCAGCTATATCCGCCGCTGTTTGCCTGATTTGCCGGTGGTTTGGTACATCGCACCTCAAGAATGGGTTTGGTCGATTTCTCGTCGCAATACTGATCTGATTGTCAATATTAGCGACCAACTTTTGGCAATTTTCCCCGAAGAAGCTTGTTATTATCGAAAAAAAGGAGCCCAAGTGAGTTGGGTTGGTCATCCTTTGGTGGATAGAATGCACTCTGCCCCCAGTCGGGAAGCTGCCCGCAAAACTTTGGGAATTGGGCCGGAACAGGCGTCGATCGCGCTAATTCCCGCTTCCAGACACCAAGAGCTCAAGTACCTGATGCCAGTCATATTTGAGGCGGCTCAAATTATTCAAGCTAAATTGCCGGAAGTTCATTTTTGGATTCCGCTTGCTAACAAAGCTTTCCGCAGCAAAATCGAACAGGCGATCGAGAATTACGGTTTGCGGGCTACTTTGTTAGAAAATCAAACTCTGGAAATCTTGGCTGCTGCCGATCTGGCGATCGCTAAATCTGGTACGGTTAATCTGGAGCTAGCTTTGCTCGACGTTCCCCAAGTTGTCGCCTACCGCGTCAGTCCGATTACGGCGATTATTGCTCGCCACGTGCTGAAATTTTCGATTCCTTTTATGTCTCCGCCCAATTTGGTGCAAATGAAGCCGATCGTCCCGGAGTTGCTGCAAGACGAGGCGACTGCGGAAAATATAGTGAACCACGCACTGGAATTGCTGCAAAATGCCGATCGACGCCAGCAAACTTTGGCAGGTTATCGGGAAATGCGCGAAAGTCTTGGAGATGTGGGCGTGTGCGATCGGGCCGCTGCGGAAATAATGAAAAATGTCCAATTAAATACAGCTTCTTAA
- a CDS encoding outer membrane protein assembly factor — protein sequence MRLSAVLVAVFTASATFGLSNSASGQTSYSESAEEALAAVPPAPSIELPDRPIPELTQNPPQNRKAAKTGKGEALTIAVAPARGENDRKPPDRFTDTPSPVSPSLLQLKPELASNPSPASSSQNALPEAQQDSSLAPSEAAVTPAWIAAELGKPEESGALAQNAQVTPRPAPTRPPANTVPPLPPGPAPQPRQTPAPAGAAEPQVLVAEVTVTGATDDLESEIYRVISTQPGRTTNRSQLQQDINAIFATGFFRNVRAVPEDTPLGVRVTFIVQPNPVLRGVTITGQQVLPQSVIDESFRDQYGKILNLRRFEEGVKKINAWYQENGYVLGQITDAPQVGEDGTVTLVVAEGQIESVDVRFLNKEGEATDATGQPIGGNTRQFVITREVELKPGDIFNRTKAERDLRRVFGLGIFEDVRLALEPGTTDPRKARVIVNVIEKNTGSLAAGAGLSSATGLFGTLSYQQQNLRGRNQKLGAEVQIGERQTLFDLSFTDPWIAGDPYRTSYTINAFRRRSISVIFDGGEREVRLPNDDRPRVVRTGAGINFTRPLSRNPFADAEWTASVGLQYQRVSITDRKGRRESEDELGNQLSFSDSGSDDLTTLQAGVVRDRRNDPLRPTSGSLLRFGMEQSIPVGSGSILLNRLRASYSFYLPVKYTNFTAGPQTLAFSFRGGTVFGDLPPYEAFALGGANSVRGYAEGDLGAGRSFLEASVEYRFPIISFIGGALFLDAGTDLGTGEDVPGDPAGIRGKPGSGYGYGLGVRIQSPLGPIRIDYGINDTGDNQIHFGIGERF from the coding sequence ATGCGTTTATCTGCTGTATTGGTGGCAGTTTTTACTGCCTCAGCAACATTCGGGTTATCAAATTCGGCAAGTGGCCAAACATCCTACTCTGAATCAGCAGAGGAAGCTTTGGCTGCCGTTCCGCCTGCCCCGTCGATCGAATTACCCGATCGCCCCATTCCAGAATTAACCCAAAACCCTCCTCAAAACCGCAAAGCAGCTAAAACCGGCAAAGGGGAAGCCCTAACAATAGCTGTGGCTCCTGCCAGAGGAGAAAACGACCGCAAACCCCCAGACCGATTCACAGACACGCCCTCGCCGGTTTCGCCTTCCTTGCTTCAACTCAAACCCGAGCTAGCATCCAACCCCTCCCCCGCCTCTAGCAGCCAAAACGCCCTGCCAGAGGCGCAACAGGACAGCTCGCTCGCCCCATCGGAAGCGGCTGTAACGCCCGCCTGGATCGCAGCAGAGCTAGGGAAACCAGAGGAATCAGGGGCGCTCGCTCAAAACGCCCAAGTTACCCCCAGACCGGCCCCGACCAGACCGCCGGCTAACACCGTTCCCCCATTGCCCCCTGGCCCAGCACCGCAGCCCAGACAAACCCCCGCACCCGCCGGGGCGGCAGAACCGCAAGTGCTAGTTGCAGAAGTTACAGTCACCGGGGCGACGGACGACCTGGAAAGCGAAATTTACCGAGTCATCAGCACCCAACCGGGACGCACGACCAACCGCAGCCAACTGCAACAAGACATCAACGCCATTTTTGCCACAGGCTTTTTCAGAAACGTGCGGGCAGTACCCGAAGACACCCCGTTGGGCGTCCGGGTAACTTTTATTGTGCAGCCAAATCCGGTGCTGCGGGGAGTGACAATCACCGGTCAGCAGGTGCTGCCCCAAAGCGTAATTGACGAAAGCTTCCGCGATCAATACGGCAAAATTCTCAACCTCCGGCGCTTTGAGGAGGGAGTGAAAAAAATTAATGCGTGGTATCAAGAGAACGGCTATGTTTTGGGCCAAATCACTGATGCCCCGCAAGTAGGAGAGGACGGCACAGTCACCCTGGTAGTGGCAGAAGGCCAGATCGAATCCGTTGATGTCCGCTTCCTGAACAAGGAGGGAGAGGCAACAGATGCCACGGGTCAGCCGATCGGAGGCAACACCCGTCAGTTTGTCATCACCCGCGAAGTAGAACTCAAGCCCGGAGACATCTTTAACCGCACCAAGGCGGAAAGAGATTTGAGACGGGTGTTTGGTTTGGGAATTTTTGAAGACGTGCGACTTGCCTTGGAACCGGGAACGACTGACCCCCGCAAGGCAAGGGTAATTGTCAACGTCATCGAGAAAAATACCGGTTCTCTGGCGGCGGGTGCGGGTTTGAGTTCGGCGACGGGTTTGTTCGGTACGCTGAGTTACCAGCAGCAAAACTTGAGAGGTAGGAACCAGAAGTTGGGCGCTGAAGTACAAATCGGGGAACGCCAAACGCTGTTTGACCTGAGTTTTACTGACCCCTGGATTGCGGGCGACCCTTACCGGACTTCTTATACGATTAATGCGTTTAGAAGACGATCGATCAGCGTGATTTTTGACGGTGGCGAACGGGAAGTCAGATTGCCCAACGACGATCGACCCCGCGTCGTCCGCACCGGTGCCGGCATCAATTTCACCCGTCCGCTGTCGCGCAATCCTTTTGCCGATGCTGAGTGGACAGCTTCAGTCGGCTTGCAGTACCAGCGAGTCTCAATTACTGATCGCAAAGGCAGGCGCGAATCCGAGGACGAACTCGGCAACCAGTTGAGTTTTAGCGATTCGGGATCGGATGACTTGACAACACTGCAAGCAGGTGTTGTGCGCGATCGACGCAACGACCCCCTCCGCCCCACTAGCGGTTCCCTGCTCCGGTTTGGGATGGAACAATCGATTCCTGTAGGTTCCGGCAGCATCCTGTTAAACCGCCTGCGGGCCAGCTACAGCTTTTACCTACCAGTCAAGTACACTAACTTTACCGCCGGCCCTCAAACCCTGGCATTCAGTTTTAGAGGCGGCACCGTATTCGGAGATTTGCCTCCCTACGAAGCCTTTGCCTTGGGCGGCGCCAACTCGGTACGCGGGTACGCCGAAGGCGACCTCGGAGCCGGTCGCAGTTTCCTAGAAGCCAGCGTTGAGTACCGTTTCCCCATTATTTCGTTTATCGGCGGAGCGCTATTTTTGGATGCTGGCACCGACTTGGGCACGGGCGAAGATGTCCCGGGCGACCCTGCCGGTATCCGCGGAAAGCCTGGTAGCGGTTACGGTTACGGCCTCGGCGTGCGGATTCAATCTCCTTTAGGACCGATCCGGATCGATTACGGTATCAACGACACTGGCGACAATCAAATTCACTTTGGGATTGGTGAGCGTTTCTAA
- the dcm gene encoding DNA (cytosine-5-)-methyltransferase produces the protein MPSNRKKRPIAVDLFAGAGGMTLGFEQAGFDVLASVEIDPIHCATHEFNFPLCSILCKDVTQLTGSEIRKKSAIGRREIDVVISGSPCQGFSMMGKRDVDDPRNSLIFHFQRLVLELKPKFFVMENVPGIASGEHKELLNILISSFMEAGYKVEENYQVLNAVHYGVPQARKRLFLIGCKKDYELPKYPQQTTILPRIKVPKRYKKVNLPAVPTVWDAIGDLPEVEKYSELLHRDWVIAEYGKSSTYASIMRGIDGLDDDYSYDREYDRQILSCSLRTKHSLECMERFHAAKHGEKEPISRFYKLHPEGVCNTLRAGTDRARGAYTSPRPIHPIAPRCITVREAARLHSYPDWFRFHVTKWHGFRQVGNSVPPRLAKVVAAQIISALGVKAIKPSLKLTWGDDSLLKLNWSEAEQYYLKS, from the coding sequence ATGCCAAGCAATCGGAAAAAGCGACCGATCGCTGTTGATTTATTTGCAGGCGCGGGCGGCATGACCTTGGGCTTTGAACAAGCAGGTTTTGATGTACTTGCATCAGTCGAAATTGACCCTATTCACTGCGCCACACACGAGTTTAATTTCCCGCTGTGTTCTATTCTGTGCAAAGATGTCACACAGCTTACGGGATCGGAAATTCGGAAAAAATCGGCGATCGGGCGGCGCGAGATAGACGTAGTAATCAGCGGTTCGCCCTGTCAAGGATTCTCCATGATGGGCAAGCGCGATGTAGACGACCCGCGAAATTCTCTGATTTTTCACTTTCAGCGCTTAGTTTTGGAGCTAAAACCCAAGTTTTTTGTAATGGAAAATGTACCGGGAATTGCGTCAGGGGAACACAAAGAACTGCTGAATATTTTAATTAGCTCTTTTATGGAAGCAGGCTATAAAGTAGAAGAAAACTATCAAGTTCTCAACGCCGTTCACTACGGAGTGCCGCAAGCTCGCAAACGATTATTTCTGATTGGCTGTAAAAAAGATTATGAGCTGCCAAAATACCCTCAACAAACTACTATACTGCCGAGAATTAAAGTTCCTAAACGCTATAAAAAAGTTAATTTACCTGCTGTCCCGACAGTTTGGGATGCGATTGGAGATTTGCCGGAAGTGGAAAAGTACAGCGAGTTGCTGCACCGAGATTGGGTAATCGCGGAGTACGGAAAGAGCAGCACTTATGCGAGTATAATGCGCGGAATCGATGGTTTGGATGATGATTATTCCTACGATCGCGAGTACGATCGACAAATCCTCTCTTGTAGTTTGCGAACTAAACATTCTCTGGAATGTATGGAAAGGTTTCATGCTGCCAAACACGGCGAAAAAGAGCCGATCAGCCGTTTTTACAAGCTGCATCCCGAGGGAGTTTGCAACACTCTCAGGGCCGGAACCGACAGGGCGAGGGGGGCTTATACTTCGCCGAGGCCGATTCACCCGATCGCCCCTCGGTGCATTACAGTCAGAGAAGCTGCGCGGCTGCATTCCTATCCTGACTGGTTTAGATTTCATGTCACAAAATGGCACGGTTTTCGCCAAGTCGGAAATTCTGTACCACCGCGATTGGCGAAAGTTGTAGCAGCGCAGATTATTAGCGCTTTGGGCGTGAAAGCAATTAAGCCGAGTCTCAAGCTGACATGGGGAGATGATTCGTTGCTTAAACTGAATTGGTCGGAAGCAGAACAATATTATCTAAAAAGTTAA
- a CDS encoding response regulator: MEDKKIHILLVEDDEVDVMNVRRAFKKNNIVNPLYIAANGLEALAILRGEGKIEPPMPQARRLILLDLNMPRMSGIEFLQELRLDECLRSIPVIVLTTSNEDRDKVKAYNLNVAGYILKPVTFSNFVEVMATLNRYWMLSEIP, translated from the coding sequence ATGGAAGACAAAAAAATTCATATTCTCTTGGTAGAAGATGATGAGGTTGATGTGATGAACGTCCGGCGAGCATTCAAAAAAAATAACATCGTCAACCCCCTCTATATTGCTGCCAATGGATTAGAAGCTCTGGCTATATTACGTGGAGAAGGAAAAATAGAGCCTCCCATGCCTCAAGCGCGCCGGTTGATTTTGCTGGACTTGAATATGCCGAGAATGAGCGGGATCGAGTTTTTGCAAGAATTGCGACTGGATGAATGTTTGAGGTCGATTCCGGTAATCGTCCTCACAACTTCTAATGAAGATAGAGATAAAGTAAAAGCTTATAATTTGAATGTAGCGGGCTATATTCTTAAACCTGTTACTTTTTCTAACTTTGTGGAAGTGATGGCTACCCTAAACAGATACTGGATGCTGAGTGAAATTCCCTAA
- a CDS encoding DUF4278 domain-containing protein produces the protein MKLTYRGANYEYDIPTVDMIEGEVAGKYRGQNWNYRYPRHIPNPNKYGGTNYTKKRDAEAGDRDVAAARASERVESYPTVVEVAQVHRANICNILDRRQQAAKAKGDETLLRLLEIEWQQMAC, from the coding sequence ATGAAACTCACTTATCGCGGCGCCAACTACGAGTACGACATTCCCACAGTCGATATGATCGAAGGCGAAGTGGCGGGCAAATATCGGGGCCAAAACTGGAACTATCGGTATCCGAGACACATTCCCAACCCCAACAAATACGGCGGCACAAACTATACCAAAAAGCGAGATGCTGAAGCTGGCGATCGGGATGTCGCAGCAGCTCGGGCCTCAGAGAGGGTTGAATCTTATCCAACAGTTGTGGAAGTGGCGCAAGTGCACCGGGCGAATATTTGCAATATTCTCGATCGCAGACAGCAAGCAGCCAAGGCCAAGGGCGATGAAACACTGCTGCGCTTGCTAGAAATTGAGTGGCAGCAGATGGCCTGTTAG
- a CDS encoding phosphoribosylaminoimidazolesuccinocarboxamide synthase, with translation MSADRKLYEGKAKILYSTEDSEILLTHFKDDATAFNAQKRGSIVGKGEINCAVSAHLFRMLEAKGIPTHFIDTPAPNQMRVCRVQILPLEVVVRNIAAGSLCKQTGLALGTIVNPPLVEFYYKNDDLGDPLLTRDRLLLMQLATPQQVDQLEIAAREINEILKEFFSQCGITLVDFKLEFGIDQHQNLILADEISPDTCRLWDNAEADPDARVMDKDRFRRDLGSVETAYQQVLQRVLAQKV, from the coding sequence ATGTCAGCCGATCGCAAACTCTACGAAGGCAAAGCCAAAATCCTCTACTCCACCGAAGACAGCGAAATTTTGCTGACCCACTTCAAAGACGACGCTACAGCCTTTAACGCCCAGAAACGCGGCAGCATCGTCGGCAAAGGCGAAATCAACTGCGCCGTATCCGCCCACCTGTTTCGGATGCTAGAAGCCAAAGGCATCCCCACCCACTTCATCGACACGCCTGCCCCCAACCAAATGCGAGTCTGTCGCGTCCAAATCTTGCCATTGGAAGTCGTAGTCAGAAACATTGCCGCTGGCAGTCTGTGCAAGCAAACCGGCCTCGCCCTCGGCACAATTGTCAATCCGCCGCTGGTGGAGTTTTATTACAAAAACGACGATTTGGGAGACCCACTGCTGACCCGCGACAGGCTGCTGCTAATGCAGCTAGCCACCCCCCAACAAGTAGACCAACTAGAAATCGCCGCCCGCGAAATTAACGAAATACTCAAAGAATTTTTCAGCCAGTGCGGCATCACCCTGGTAGACTTCAAACTAGAATTCGGTATCGACCAACATCAAAATCTGATCCTCGCCGACGAAATCAGTCCCGACACATGCCGCCTCTGGGACAACGCAGAAGCCGACCCCGACGCCCGTGTTATGGACAAAGACCGATTCCGCCGCGACTTAGGATCGGTAGAAACCGCTTACCAGCAAGTTCTCCAACGCGTTCTCGCTCAGAAAGTCTAG
- a CDS encoding acyl-ACP--UDP-N-acetylglucosamine O-acyltransferase, with translation MLTLIHPTAVIHPGAELHPTVEVGAYAVIGERVKIGPDTKIGAHAIIDGLTEIGARNQIFPGAAIGLEPQDLKYEGSLTRVKIGDNNLIREYVTINRATGAGESTTIGNNNLLMAYVHVGHNCTIADRVIIANAVALAGHVKIESQARLSGVLGVHQFVHIGRLSMVGGLSRIDRDVPPYMLVEGNPSRVRAINKVGLERAGFTAEDLLVLKKTFRILYRSGYTLNQALEQLDLLQENPHLQHLRRFVQQSVTKGRRGLIPGKK, from the coding sequence ATGCTTACTTTGATTCACCCAACTGCTGTGATTCATCCCGGTGCTGAACTTCACCCGACTGTAGAAGTGGGAGCTTATGCTGTAATTGGGGAAAGAGTGAAAATCGGGCCGGATACTAAGATTGGCGCTCATGCAATTATCGACGGGCTAACCGAAATAGGCGCTCGTAATCAAATTTTCCCCGGTGCGGCGATTGGTTTGGAACCTCAAGATTTGAAATACGAGGGTTCTCTGACTAGGGTGAAAATTGGCGACAACAATCTGATTCGGGAATACGTGACAATCAACCGCGCTACTGGAGCGGGGGAAAGCACGACAATTGGCAATAATAATCTATTGATGGCTTATGTTCATGTGGGACACAATTGCACGATCGCCGATCGAGTAATTATCGCAAATGCTGTAGCCTTAGCCGGACACGTTAAAATCGAGTCTCAAGCCCGCTTGAGCGGTGTTTTGGGCGTTCACCAGTTTGTCCACATCGGCCGCTTGTCTATGGTGGGCGGCTTGAGCAGGATCGATCGAGACGTACCTCCTTATATGCTAGTCGAGGGGAATCCTTCGAGAGTGCGAGCAATCAACAAAGTAGGTCTCGAACGCGCCGGTTTTACCGCAGAAGATTTGCTAGTTTTGAAGAAAACTTTTCGTATTCTATACCGTTCTGGCTACACTCTCAATCAAGCTTTGGAACAGTTGGATTTGTTGCAGGAAAACCCCCATTTGCAGCACCTGCGGAGATTTGTACAGCAGTCTGTAACCAAAGGGCGGCGCGGTTTGATTCCAGGCAAGAAGTGA
- the fabZ gene encoding 3-hydroxyacyl-[acyl-carrier-protein] dehydratase FabZ, producing the protein MSTLTEVNTLNTANSESLPTENGEDSPAVKSTFTLEEIQKYLPHRYPFALVDKIVDYVPSEKAIGIKNVTFNEPHFQGHFPGRPIMPGVLIVEAMAQVGGIVLAQLPDIKQGLWMFTGIDQVKFRRQVVPGDQLLMTVELLWVKRRRFAKMQALAEVDGQKVCEGELTFSMVD; encoded by the coding sequence ATGTCCACGCTGACTGAAGTTAACACCCTCAATACTGCGAATTCTGAATCCCTCCCCACTGAAAACGGTGAGGATTCTCCAGCGGTTAAATCTACTTTTACTCTCGAAGAAATTCAGAAATACTTGCCTCATCGCTATCCTTTTGCACTGGTTGACAAGATTGTTGATTACGTGCCGTCCGAGAAGGCGATAGGAATTAAAAATGTGACTTTCAACGAACCACATTTTCAAGGGCATTTTCCCGGACGGCCGATTATGCCTGGGGTATTAATTGTTGAAGCAATGGCTCAAGTTGGCGGTATTGTTCTCGCTCAGTTGCCCGACATCAAGCAAGGATTGTGGATGTTTACCGGAATTGATCAAGTCAAGTTCCGTCGTCAGGTTGTACCGGGCGATCAGTTGCTGATGACTGTAGAATTACTGTGGGTAAAACGCCGTCGCTTCGCAAAAATGCAGGCTCTGGCTGAAGTAGACGGACAAAAAGTTTGTGAAGGAGAATTGACGTTTTCGATGGTAGATTAA
- a CDS encoding BON domain-containing protein → MGWFKRLFGLEKPAPQAEPMAQVVQQAAQAQSIAPAKVGPDGNFDESGLAKRVALAFDGDPEVADIETVYVAQLSGTVVLKGQVPSQEILDKLVAIASAEEGAAGVQTDQVTIG, encoded by the coding sequence ATGGGTTGGTTTAAAAGACTGTTCGGACTCGAAAAGCCTGCACCCCAGGCTGAACCGATGGCACAAGTAGTACAGCAAGCTGCCCAAGCGCAATCAATCGCTCCTGCTAAAGTCGGCCCAGACGGAAATTTTGACGAAAGCGGCCTCGCGAAGCGCGTTGCTTTAGCTTTTGACGGCGATCCAGAAGTTGCTGATATCGAGACTGTTTATGTGGCTCAGCTCAGCGGCACGGTTGTTCTCAAAGGTCAAGTTCCCAGTCAGGAAATTCTCGACAAGTTGGTGGCGATCGCCTCTGCTGAAGAAGGTGCCGCAGGCGTGCAAACCGATCAAGTGACAATCGGCTAG
- a CDS encoding UDP-3-O-acyl-N-acetylglucosamine deacetylase: MTQRTLKSEFELSGIGLHSGTQTRVRVLPAAVGEGRYFVRIDLPGAPIIPATIEAVCQTALSTELAGIDAQIRTVEHLLAALAGMGADNARIEVDGPEVPLLDGSALVWVEAIAHTGLVPQESKQDPTSSGVLEQPIWVRHGDAFAAALPSAETRFSYGIDFEEQAIGNQWYSWSPEAESFASAIAPARTFGLARQVDQLRQAGLIKGGTLENALVCDRSGWVNPPLRFTNEPVRHKILDLVGDLSLLGTWPKAHYLAYKASHNLHVQLAQALKSEDLATLDKS; encoded by the coding sequence ATGACTCAACGTACCTTAAAATCTGAATTTGAACTGTCGGGAATCGGTTTGCACAGCGGCACACAAACTCGCGTCCGAGTTTTGCCTGCTGCGGTTGGGGAAGGCCGCTATTTTGTCAGAATTGACTTGCCTGGTGCTCCGATAATTCCTGCAACAATTGAGGCGGTTTGCCAGACTGCACTTTCAACTGAACTGGCAGGTATCGATGCTCAAATTCGCACTGTAGAGCATTTATTAGCCGCTTTGGCGGGGATGGGAGCGGATAATGCTCGAATAGAGGTTGATGGGCCGGAAGTGCCTCTGCTGGACGGTTCGGCTCTGGTTTGGGTAGAGGCGATCGCCCATACCGGCTTAGTTCCTCAAGAATCAAAGCAAGACCCCACTTCCTCCGGCGTCCTAGAACAGCCTATTTGGGTGCGTCACGGGGATGCTTTTGCAGCGGCTTTACCGTCAGCGGAAACTCGGTTTAGTTACGGAATTGATTTTGAGGAACAGGCGATCGGCAATCAATGGTACAGTTGGTCGCCAGAGGCCGAAAGTTTTGCTAGCGCGATCGCCCCAGCCCGCACTTTTGGACTTGCTCGCCAAGTTGACCAATTGCGACAAGCAGGTTTGATCAAAGGTGGTACCCTAGAGAACGCCCTAGTTTGCGATCGATCCGGCTGGGTTAACCCGCCTTTGAGATTTACAAACGAACCGGTGCGCCATAAAATCCTAGACTTAGTAGGCGACCTCAGTCTGCTCGGAACTTGGCCAAAAGCTCACTACTTGGCTTACAAAGCCAGTCACAATCTGCACGTCCAACTCGCCCAAGCCCTGAAATCGGAAGATCTAGCTACGCTAGATAAAAGTTAG
- a CDS encoding Uma2 family endonuclease, producing the protein MNVYTSVKSTSPETEQDGCIRFSDVSWQQFEAIEAAFKDVRGVKFFYLDKLLQIMTVSPEHEIIKKTLCMLLEAYMRANGIRFYGKGGPTLGDRELGGRKEPDDSYDIGTQKIVPDIAIEVVITSGGINTLEFYKRLGVREVWFWQNSQLSLYYLTGENYEQVARSTFLPDLDLELLLRCANMPDQYDAVTELLANISPV; encoded by the coding sequence ATGAATGTATATACTTCAGTCAAATCTACATCCCCAGAAACAGAACAAGATGGCTGCATTAGGTTCTCAGATGTTAGTTGGCAGCAATTTGAAGCGATAGAAGCAGCTTTTAAAGATGTCAGAGGTGTGAAATTTTTCTATCTCGATAAATTACTGCAAATTATGACTGTCTCGCCCGAACACGAAATAATCAAGAAAACTCTCTGTATGCTCCTAGAGGCATATATGAGAGCAAATGGGATTCGATTTTACGGCAAGGGCGGGCCGACTCTGGGTGACAGAGAATTAGGGGGTAGAAAAGAGCCGGATGATTCCTATGATATAGGAACCCAAAAAATAGTCCCAGATATTGCTATTGAAGTCGTAATTACCAGTGGCGGGATAAATACTCTAGAGTTCTACAAAAGATTGGGCGTTCGGGAAGTCTGGTTTTGGCAAAATAGTCAGTTATCTCTCTATTACTTAACAGGTGAAAATTATGAGCAGGTGGCTCGGAGTACATTCCTTCCCGATCTAGACTTAGAATTACTCCTACGCTGTGCTAATATGCCCGATCAATATGATGCTGTTACCGAATTATTAGCAAACATCTCACCTGTTTAA